In one Niveibacterium umoris genomic region, the following are encoded:
- a CDS encoding LysR substrate-binding domain-containing protein has product MTLTDLRYIVALARERHFGRAAEKCHVSQPTLSVAVKKLEDQLGVTLFERSAADVKLTEIGARIVAQAERVLLEAQQVREIAEAGKDPLAGPLRLGVIYTIAPYLLPKLIPLMRERAPRVPLIIQENYTARLAESLKRGELDVIVIALPFVENGIVAQPVYEEPFRVVMPLGHPWAAKEEVAASHLVEEPLLLLGAGNCFRDQVLEACPRCANPSGLQGLQKTLEGSSLETIRHMVATGVGVTVLPSAAADGLNPSQGIVEVRPFADPQPHRVVALAWRVTYPRNGVIDVLRRAMLDTALPGTRPIR; this is encoded by the coding sequence GTGACGCTGACCGATCTGCGCTACATCGTCGCCCTGGCCCGCGAACGGCATTTCGGCCGCGCCGCGGAGAAGTGCCATGTCAGCCAGCCGACGCTCTCGGTGGCGGTGAAGAAACTCGAAGACCAGCTCGGCGTGACGCTGTTCGAGCGCAGCGCCGCCGACGTCAAGCTCACCGAAATCGGCGCGCGCATCGTCGCGCAGGCCGAGCGGGTGCTGCTCGAAGCGCAGCAGGTGCGCGAGATCGCCGAAGCCGGCAAGGATCCGCTCGCCGGCCCGCTGCGCCTGGGCGTGATCTACACCATCGCGCCCTACCTGCTGCCCAAACTGATTCCGTTGATGCGCGAACGCGCCCCGCGGGTGCCGCTGATCATCCAGGAGAACTACACCGCGCGGCTCGCCGAATCGCTCAAACGTGGCGAGCTGGACGTCATCGTGATCGCGCTGCCCTTCGTCGAGAACGGCATCGTCGCGCAGCCGGTGTATGAAGAACCCTTCCGCGTCGTGATGCCGCTCGGTCACCCGTGGGCGGCCAAGGAAGAAGTCGCCGCCAGCCATCTGGTGGAGGAACCGCTGCTGCTGCTGGGCGCCGGCAACTGCTTCCGCGACCAGGTGCTCGAAGCCTGCCCGCGCTGCGCCAACCCGTCGGGGCTGCAGGGGCTGCAAAAGACGCTCGAAGGCAGTTCGCTGGAAACCATCCGCCACATGGTGGCGACCGGCGTGGGCGTCACTGTGCTGCCCAGCGCCGCGGCCGATGGCTTGAATCCGTCGCAGGGCATAGTGGAAGTGCGCCCCTTTGCCGACCCGCAGCCGCATCGCGTGGTGGCGCTCGCCTGGCGGGTGACCTACCCGCGCAACGGCGTGATCGATGTGCTGCGCCGCGCGATGCTCGATACCGCGCTGCCCGGCACGCGACCGATCCGCTGA
- a CDS encoding DegQ family serine endoprotease — protein MKLTLPRSLALAGVAAVAFAGCLQEGPGLSTSHASNVAATQSSAAPLVAGAGATAATPAMRAGLPDFSTLVEQVGPAVVNIAVSSVRSSGGETAGENPFADDPFYDFLRRFGVPTPGQPGGQGGQPRVQQGVGSGFIVSADGYVLTNAHVVDGATDVTVRLTDKREFKAKVVGSDKRTDVALIKIDAKNLPTVKIGDAEHAKVGEWVVAVGSPFGFDNTVTAGIISAKARRLPDETYVPFIQTDVAINPGNSGGPLFNLNGEVIGINSQIYSRSGGFMGISFAIPIDTAMKVRDQLQKYGKVQRGRLGVLIQGMDDDLAQTFGLDKAKGALVAQVDADGPAAKAGVEAGDVILAVNGQEVKDSGDLPRLIGDQKPGDKVTLKVWRNKSSKELTATLAEMPGEGTKTAKAGKGAEKPSGKVGLALRQLTASEANRVGLTGGGLVVEDVAGPAAEAGVRPGDVIISVNNRRVTTVQEMSSIVDSAGDRFALLILRGNQRVFVPIRLK, from the coding sequence ATGAAATTGACGCTACCCCGTTCGCTTGCACTCGCCGGTGTGGCTGCGGTGGCGTTTGCCGGTTGCTTGCAGGAAGGTCCCGGTCTGTCGACCTCGCACGCCAGCAATGTCGCCGCCACCCAGTCGTCCGCCGCGCCGCTCGTCGCAGGGGCTGGTGCCACCGCGGCGACGCCCGCGATGCGCGCCGGACTGCCCGACTTCTCGACGCTGGTCGAACAGGTCGGCCCGGCCGTTGTGAATATCGCGGTATCCAGCGTGCGCAGCAGCGGCGGCGAGACCGCCGGCGAAAACCCCTTCGCTGATGATCCGTTCTACGACTTCCTGCGCCGCTTCGGCGTGCCGACCCCGGGCCAGCCCGGTGGGCAAGGCGGCCAGCCGCGCGTGCAACAGGGCGTCGGCTCCGGCTTCATCGTCAGCGCCGACGGCTATGTGCTGACCAACGCCCATGTGGTGGATGGCGCCACCGACGTGACCGTGCGCCTGACCGACAAGCGCGAGTTCAAGGCCAAGGTGGTCGGCTCGGACAAGCGCACCGACGTGGCGCTGATCAAGATCGACGCGAAGAACCTGCCGACGGTGAAGATCGGCGATGCCGAGCATGCCAAGGTTGGCGAATGGGTGGTCGCAGTCGGTTCGCCCTTCGGCTTCGACAACACCGTGACCGCCGGCATCATCTCGGCGAAGGCGCGCCGCCTGCCGGATGAAACCTACGTGCCCTTCATCCAGACCGACGTCGCGATCAATCCGGGTAACTCCGGCGGCCCGCTGTTCAACCTGAACGGCGAGGTGATCGGCATCAACTCGCAGATCTACTCGCGCTCGGGCGGCTTCATGGGCATCTCGTTCGCGATCCCGATCGACACGGCGATGAAGGTGCGCGACCAGCTGCAGAAATACGGCAAGGTGCAGCGTGGCCGCCTCGGCGTGCTGATCCAGGGCATGGATGACGATCTCGCGCAGACCTTCGGGCTCGACAAGGCCAAGGGCGCGCTGGTCGCGCAGGTCGATGCCGACGGCCCCGCCGCCAAGGCCGGTGTCGAGGCCGGCGACGTGATCCTCGCGGTCAACGGCCAGGAGGTGAAGGATTCCGGCGACCTGCCGCGCCTGATCGGCGACCAGAAGCCCGGCGACAAGGTCACGCTGAAGGTCTGGCGCAACAAGTCGAGCAAGGAGCTGACTGCGACGCTGGCCGAGATGCCCGGCGAAGGCACGAAGACCGCCAAGGCCGGCAAGGGCGCCGAAAAGCCTAGTGGCAAGGTCGGCCTCGCGCTGCGTCAGCTCACCGCGTCCGAAGCCAACCGCGTCGGCCTCACCGGCGGCGGGCTGGTGGTCGAGGATGTGGCCGGGCCAGCCGCGGAAGCGGGTGTTCGCCCTGGCGACGTGATCATCTCGGTGAATAACCGCCGCGTCACCACCGTGCAGGAAATGTCTTCGATCGTCGATAGCGCGGGCGACCGCTTTGCGCTGTTGATCCTGCGTGGCAACCAGCGGGTGTTTGTGCCGATCCGCCTGAAGTAA
- a CDS encoding N-acetylmuramoyl-L-alanine amidase — MDIKNDWLVGDGIRQQKTPNRGGALAARFLIMHFTGGASAQSSADWLCNPAAKASAHLVLARDGSIIQLAPFNVVTWHAGVSQWNGIVGLNQHSIGIEMDNAGGLRQVGDTFQTSFGKLVDKADVVIAAHKYGGPVMPWQAYTAVQIERAFELAELLVAHYGLEDILGHEDIARGRKTDPGPAFPLEALRSRVKGRADDSLPRYRVTASTLNIRAGAGAEFAPVAPPLKKGTELVLLEAGDRWNRVEVVGNTDIEGWVNNQYIELLTVAAPRVLEPKKTEAKRKKSG, encoded by the coding sequence ATGGACATCAAGAACGACTGGCTGGTCGGCGACGGTATCCGCCAACAGAAGACTCCCAACCGCGGCGGCGCTCTTGCGGCGCGCTTCCTGATCATGCACTTCACCGGCGGCGCATCGGCGCAGAGCTCGGCCGACTGGCTCTGCAACCCCGCCGCCAAGGCCTCGGCACACCTGGTGCTGGCGCGCGACGGCAGCATCATCCAGCTCGCGCCCTTCAACGTGGTCACCTGGCACGCCGGCGTCAGCCAGTGGAACGGCATCGTCGGCCTCAACCAGCATTCGATCGGCATCGAGATGGACAACGCGGGCGGCCTACGGCAGGTGGGTGACACCTTCCAGACCAGCTTCGGCAAACTGGTCGACAAGGCGGATGTCGTGATCGCGGCACACAAGTACGGCGGCCCGGTGATGCCCTGGCAGGCCTACACCGCGGTGCAGATCGAACGCGCCTTCGAACTCGCCGAGTTGCTCGTCGCCCACTACGGGCTGGAAGACATCCTCGGTCATGAAGACATCGCGCGTGGCCGCAAGACCGACCCCGGCCCCGCCTTTCCGCTCGAAGCGCTGCGCAGCCGGGTCAAGGGCCGCGCCGACGACAGCCTGCCGCGCTATCGGGTCACCGCCAGCACGCTCAACATCCGTGCCGGCGCCGGGGCGGAGTTCGCGCCGGTGGCGCCGCCGCTGAAGAAGGGGACCGAACTGGTGCTGCTCGAAGCGGGCGATCGCTGGAACCGCGTCGAAGTGGTGGGCAACACCGACATCGAGGGGTGGGTGAACAACCAGTACATCGAACTGCTCACCGTGGCCGCCCCGCGGGTGCTCGAACCGAAGAAAACCGAGGCCAAGCGCAAGAAGTCCGGCTGA